The Trichomycterus rosablanca isolate fTriRos1 chromosome 19, fTriRos1.hap1, whole genome shotgun sequence region TTGCCTCGTTCAGGTTTAGTTAGGGTATTTGTTTGGGTATTTTTTATGctctctttttattattttgaatcTGATATTTTGCAGACTCACTGGTAGGTCACACTGTTGTGCATTGCACTCTGACTCGCCCTATATATTTCTTGGCTTCCCTTTGGTTCTGATTTTATTTAGCCAACGTGCTCGAGTCCAGAATCAGTTTGGCAGTAAATCAATATGCCATTGTTAAGAATAATCACCCTCCTTACAGACGTAGATTGGGGCGTACTGTTTCTTTAAAATCTTTAAGGTGGCTTCTTGACTGAGATGTTAAATAGATAAGTATGAATTTATTATTTTGGTAATTATACAGGCTTTATTGGATTGAATGCTCATGAATGTGAACTGTTCATACCAGTGATCTTTCCAAGACACTACTTAGATCTCTTCTTCTAGGTGAAGCAGCAGCAGAGCGAGATTTTCCAGTATCTTGATGCAAAGAAGATAAAGTATTTTGTGAAGGACatcacacagagccctgaaatAAAGACGGAAATGAGGACGAAGGTGGGGAACCCATCAGCCATGCCTCCTCAGATCTTCAATGGTGATAAATACTGTGGGGtgagtatttatttgtttatctttGCTCACAGTGAGTGTATTATGTGAGACGGCTCGGTATTGAGGCACAGTTATTGCATCTGGGTTCAAATGTGGGTAATACCGGATATGAAGAAAAAAACCTACAATAAGTTATagttaatgtatacatttatCCTATGGTCGAAACCCTTTGTGATTTTAGGGCACAGGacacttattaaaaatgttttataaataaattatttaaaagtgttTGTGGCTATTAGTCAATATGGTGTAATTAAAACACACAGCCAATGTATCATACTGCCTGTTTAGTATATTGCAGCaataagggtgtgtgtgtgtgtgtgtgtgtgtgtgtgtgtgtgtgtgtgcatttcccTCTGAAACCTACTGAGTGTTGAAATTTTACCACAACATACCCATACACCCActcacacccatacacacccatacacacacccatacacacccatactcacacattcacacacccatacacacacacacacacccatacacatacccatacacacatccatacacacacatacacatacacacacccacacatacacacatccatacacccatacactcacacacccatacacacacacgtacacacacccatacacacacacatatatacacacacacacccaccctaAGTTATCATACCAAAAAATGTAAGTCTGAACTGGAATGTAGTCTAGCCTCCTCGTTTggcagcatggtggtgcagcagatAGTGTGTGACACACTGATCCAGAGAATCAGGTTTTATCTTTGCTCAGTGCCTGTGTAAAATTTTGTGTACACTTTCTGATGGTCCCTATGTTTTCCTTTCACATCTCAAAACAGAACGTGATTTAACTACTAGGTGAGTGAGTATTAATATGT contains the following coding sequences:
- the zgc:153284 gene encoding SH3 domain-binding glutamic acid-rich-like protein 3, coding for MSVTIYYSAATGSREVKQQQSEIFQYLDAKKIKYFVKDITQSPEIKTEMRTKVGNPSAMPPQIFNGDKYCGDYQAFFNAVEEEKAEKFFKL